From a region of the Actinopolymorpha singaporensis genome:
- a CDS encoding WD40/YVTN/BNR-like repeat-containing protein has translation MPSSSPVNTDAAPVPDQGGTVVLLVGTTKGAFVFCADRGRMSWRCLGPLLPGWQIYDLTMLPTTGRLLAATNHQAYGPTVRVSDDFGAGWRPVQESPRFPDGGGRSVREIWRFGGPERGPGTRLYAGTADAGLFTSGDEGESWTLVESLDAHPTRPFWDVPATAGSLHSVVLDPADPRRMWVGVAGAGVFGSVDGGATWEPRNYGLPPAPPGHPHPEVGRHVHKLAIDPTPPHPLYLQHRGAVSTSTDGGHSWRPVPGRLPGAFGFPLAVDRHGALYVAPLAGPAERYMPDGRLGLYRSTDAGTTWTECRQGLPATPQYVSVLRDAVAVDDLDPVGVYFGTTSGELYASADGGDTWRRTPGQFTRVTSVRARVLDPGAATWFDAEALTDRLGAGTP, from the coding sequence CGCCGACCGCGGCCGGATGTCGTGGCGGTGCCTGGGGCCGCTCCTGCCCGGGTGGCAAATCTACGACCTGACGATGCTGCCCACCACCGGCCGGCTGTTGGCCGCGACCAACCACCAGGCCTACGGACCCACCGTGCGGGTGAGCGACGACTTCGGCGCCGGCTGGCGTCCGGTGCAGGAGAGCCCGCGATTTCCGGACGGAGGTGGGCGTAGCGTCCGGGAGATTTGGCGGTTCGGCGGCCCGGAGCGCGGCCCGGGCACGCGCTTGTACGCCGGCACCGCAGACGCCGGGCTGTTCACCTCCGGCGACGAAGGCGAGTCCTGGACGCTCGTGGAGAGCCTGGACGCGCACCCGACGCGGCCCTTCTGGGACGTGCCCGCCACCGCCGGCAGTCTGCACAGCGTGGTGCTGGACCCCGCCGATCCCCGTCGGATGTGGGTGGGTGTCGCCGGCGCAGGCGTGTTCGGCTCCGTGGACGGCGGCGCCACCTGGGAGCCGCGCAACTACGGCCTGCCACCCGCACCGCCCGGACACCCCCATCCGGAGGTGGGCCGGCACGTGCACAAGCTCGCGATCGACCCGACGCCGCCGCACCCGCTCTACCTCCAGCACCGCGGCGCCGTCTCGACGTCGACCGACGGTGGGCATTCCTGGCGGCCCGTGCCCGGGAGACTCCCTGGCGCGTTCGGCTTCCCGCTCGCCGTCGACCGACACGGAGCCCTCTACGTCGCGCCGCTGGCGGGTCCGGCCGAACGCTACATGCCAGACGGCCGGCTCGGGCTGTACCGCTCGACCGATGCCGGGACGACCTGGACCGAATGCCGGCAGGGGCTTCCGGCGACACCGCAGTACGTTTCCGTCCTCCGCGACGCGGTCGCGGTCGACGACCTCGACCCGGTGGGGGTCTACTTCGGCACCACGTCAGGAGAGCTCTACGCCTCCGCCGACGGTGGCGACACCTGGCGGCGGACACCCGGACAGTTCACCCGGGTCACCAGTGTGCGAGCCCGTGTGCTCGACCCCGGTGCCGCCACGTGGTTCGACGCCGAGGCCCTCACCGACCGGCTCGGCGCCGGCACGCCCTGA
- a CDS encoding ABC transporter ATP-binding protein, producing the protein MGSVLELTDVTITRNGTKLLDAVTWSVEDTDRWVVLGPNGAGKTTLLQIASARMHPTSGTATILGETLGRVDVFELRPRIGLTSAAIADRIPRHERVDDVVVSASYAVLGRWREAYDDVDHERARQLLAWLGVGEYADRTFGTLSEGERKRVQIARALMTDPELLLMDEPAAGLDLGGREALVRTLDEIASDDFAPATVLVTHHVEEIPPSFTHVLLLRGGTVVAAGPIRETLTSAALSETFGLPLKVVRSDDRWTARAGR; encoded by the coding sequence ATGGGGTCTGTACTCGAGCTCACCGACGTCACGATCACCCGTAACGGCACCAAGCTTCTCGACGCGGTGACCTGGTCCGTCGAGGACACCGACCGGTGGGTGGTGCTCGGTCCCAACGGTGCCGGCAAGACGACTCTGCTGCAGATCGCCTCCGCCCGGATGCACCCCACCAGCGGCACCGCGACCATCCTCGGGGAGACCCTGGGGCGGGTCGACGTGTTCGAGCTGCGTCCCCGTATCGGGCTCACCAGCGCGGCGATCGCCGACCGGATCCCCCGGCACGAACGCGTCGACGACGTTGTGGTGTCGGCCTCCTACGCCGTGCTCGGCCGCTGGCGGGAGGCCTACGACGACGTCGACCACGAACGCGCCCGGCAGCTGCTCGCCTGGCTCGGTGTGGGTGAGTACGCCGACCGCACGTTCGGCACTCTGTCCGAAGGCGAACGCAAGCGGGTGCAGATCGCCCGGGCCCTGATGACCGACCCCGAGCTGCTCCTGATGGACGAGCCCGCGGCGGGTCTGGACCTCGGTGGGCGGGAGGCGCTCGTGCGCACCCTCGACGAGATCGCCTCGGACGACTTCGCCCCGGCCACGGTGCTGGTCACCCACCACGTCGAGGAGATCCCGCCGAGCTTCACCCACGTCCTGCTGCTGCGCGGCGGCACCGTGGTGGCCGCCGGCCCGATCAGGGAGACGCTCACCTCCGCGGCGTTGTCGGAGACGTTCGGCCTGCCGCTGAAGGTGGTCCGCTCCGACGACCGGTGGACCGCGCGAGCTGGCCGCTGA
- a CDS encoding NfeD family protein: MGNLLAWISEHLWVAWAVLAVALAAVELLTLDLVFLMVAAGAAAGALTALVGGGPVISVVVAIVVAMGMLAAVRPVALRHLKEAPTIRTGISALVGKTGVVVEEVNSHGGRVKIGGEVWSARPYDEHSTIEPGKSVDVLSIEGVTAYVHESEQPWHL, from the coding sequence ATGGGCAACCTGCTCGCCTGGATCAGCGAACACCTGTGGGTGGCGTGGGCGGTGCTCGCGGTGGCGCTGGCGGCCGTCGAGCTGCTCACGCTCGACCTGGTGTTCTTGATGGTGGCCGCGGGGGCGGCCGCCGGGGCGCTGACGGCCCTGGTCGGCGGCGGGCCGGTCATCTCGGTGGTGGTCGCCATCGTCGTGGCGATGGGAATGCTCGCGGCGGTACGCCCGGTCGCGCTCCGGCACCTCAAGGAGGCGCCGACGATCCGCACGGGTATATCCGCCCTGGTGGGCAAGACGGGTGTGGTCGTCGAAGAAGTCAACTCCCACGGTGGGAGAGTCAAAATCGGGGGAGAGGTCTGGTCGGCTCGTCCGTACGACGAGCATTCGACGATCGAACCCGGCAAGTCCGTCGACGTTCTCTCGATCGAGGGCGTCACCGCGTACGTCCATGAATCGGAGCAGCCGTGGCACCTCTGA
- a CDS encoding SPFH domain-containing protein yields MAPLIFFLVLAILVVVVLARSVRIIPQARAGIVERLGRFARTLGPGLSIIVPFVDKVRYTIDLREQVVSFPPQPVITEDNLVVSIDTVIYFQVTDPVAATYEIANYIQAIEQLTMTTLRNIVGGMDLERTLTSREQINTELRGVLDEATGKWGVRVNRVELKGIDPPPSIQDSMEKQMRADRDKRAAVLTAEGVRQSAILTAEGEKQSAILTAEGEKQSQILRAQAQRESQILRAQGEAQAIETVFNAIHEGEPDQRLLSYQYLQMLPKIAQGDANKLWIVPSEIGKALEGIGSMVGKFAEEGETPPARPADGIRRRTPRPEVTAAAVEAEEATDTALQDAESEVQAAIAAAEDAAKGGLGGRRQQETGTNGDSAGPAQPAAQEPRPE; encoded by the coding sequence GTGGCACCTCTGATCTTCTTTCTGGTATTAGCGATCCTCGTGGTCGTCGTCCTGGCCAGGTCGGTCCGGATCATCCCGCAGGCGCGGGCCGGCATCGTCGAGCGCCTGGGCCGGTTCGCCCGCACCCTGGGGCCCGGCCTGTCGATCATCGTCCCGTTCGTCGACAAGGTGCGATACACCATCGACCTGCGTGAGCAGGTGGTCTCGTTCCCGCCGCAGCCGGTGATCACCGAGGACAACCTCGTCGTCTCCATCGACACGGTGATCTACTTCCAGGTGACCGACCCGGTGGCCGCGACCTACGAGATCGCCAACTACATCCAGGCGATCGAACAGCTCACCATGACCACCCTGCGCAACATCGTCGGTGGCATGGACCTCGAGCGGACCCTGACCAGCCGCGAGCAGATCAACACCGAGCTGCGCGGCGTCCTCGACGAGGCCACCGGCAAGTGGGGTGTCCGGGTCAACCGCGTCGAGCTGAAGGGCATCGACCCGCCGCCCTCCATCCAGGACTCGATGGAGAAGCAGATGCGCGCCGACCGCGACAAGCGGGCCGCGGTCCTCACCGCGGAGGGCGTCCGCCAGTCGGCGATTCTCACCGCCGAGGGTGAGAAGCAGAGCGCGATCCTCACCGCCGAGGGTGAGAAGCAGTCGCAGATCCTGCGTGCACAGGCGCAGCGGGAGTCGCAGATCCTGCGGGCCCAGGGTGAGGCACAGGCCATCGAGACGGTGTTCAACGCCATCCACGAAGGCGAGCCCGACCAGCGCCTGCTGTCCTACCAGTACCTCCAGATGCTGCCGAAGATCGCCCAGGGCGACGCGAACAAGCTGTGGATCGTCCCCAGCGAGATCGGCAAGGCGCTGGAGGGCATCGGCTCGATGGTCGGCAAGTTCGCCGAGGAGGGTGAGACCCCGCCGGCACGTCCGGCCGACGGCATCCGCCGCCGCACGCCCAGACCCGAGGTCACCGCGGCGGCGGTCGAGGCCGAGGAGGCCACCGACACCGCCCTGCAGGACGCGGAGTCGGAGGTGCAGGCGGCGATCGCCGCTGCCGAGGACGCGGCCAAGGGCGGCCTGGGCGGGCGGCGCCAGCAGGAGACCGGGACCAACGGGGATTCGGCGGGACCGGCGCAGCCGGCCGCGCAGGAGCCCCGGCCGGAGTGA
- a CDS encoding sulfite exporter TauE/SafE family protein, which yields MSELGYLAVFLAGAAAGTINAIVGSGTLITFPTLIAFGIPPVTANVSNTVGLAPGSAAAAWGYRAELAGQRARLIRLGSMSVLGAVTGAILLLVLPPSAFDMIVPVLVGLGVLLVILQPWLSRWLADRRKEPVHRHHGGWLLMVAIYLTGVYGGYFGAAQGVLLMAILGIGLDEALQRANAAKNVLAGLANAVAAVYFIFVAHVAWIPALLIAAGSILGGLFGARVGRRLSPMLLRGVIVAVGVIAIVMLLRR from the coding sequence GTGAGCGAACTCGGATACCTCGCCGTCTTTCTCGCGGGGGCGGCCGCCGGCACGATCAACGCCATCGTCGGGTCGGGAACGCTGATCACGTTCCCGACCCTGATCGCGTTCGGGATCCCGCCGGTCACCGCCAACGTCTCCAACACCGTCGGGCTCGCCCCGGGATCGGCCGCGGCCGCCTGGGGCTACCGCGCCGAGCTCGCAGGGCAACGCGCCCGGCTGATCCGGCTGGGCTCGATGTCCGTGCTCGGTGCGGTCACCGGCGCGATCCTGCTGCTGGTGCTCCCCCCGAGCGCGTTCGACATGATCGTGCCGGTCCTGGTGGGCCTCGGCGTCCTGCTGGTGATCCTGCAGCCGTGGCTGTCGCGGTGGCTCGCCGACCGCCGCAAGGAGCCGGTGCACCGCCACCACGGCGGCTGGCTGCTGATGGTGGCGATCTACCTGACCGGCGTCTACGGCGGCTACTTCGGCGCCGCCCAGGGCGTGCTGCTGATGGCCATCCTCGGGATCGGGCTGGACGAGGCACTGCAGCGGGCGAACGCCGCCAAGAACGTCCTTGCCGGCCTCGCCAACGCCGTCGCGGCGGTCTACTTCATCTTCGTCGCGCACGTGGCCTGGATCCCTGCCCTGCTGATCGCCGCGGGTTCCATTCTCGGTGGTCTGTTCGGCGCCCGGGTGGGGCGCAGGCTGTCGCCGATGCTGCTGCGCGGCGTGATCGTCGCTGTCGGCGTGATCGCGATCGTCATGCTGCTGCGCCGGTAG
- a CDS encoding M48 family metallopeptidase: MTDIEDRPARSRLTLTGVSSRAWEHPADRGALVAVRQLKGFDVVLRKLSGLINERALRLIFLGSAVRAGDRQFPKVYRVYAEAAATLDVRELPELYVMTGPMPNAMCIGLDKPFIVVNSGLIDLLDEEELRFVLGHELGHAQSGHALYQSVLVFLIRLSGAIAWMPLGVLGLRAIIAALMEWSRKAELSGDRAGLLACQDPAAALRTHMKLASGGHLEDVDATAFLAQAAEYDASGDLRDSVLKLLLLEARSHPFLAVRAAELRHWVDHGEYRRILDGDYPRREDDANARMSDEARRAADSYREAFARSQDPLAKVFADLGGAVDGVRDKVNTWFGNRSGSS; the protein is encoded by the coding sequence ATGACGGACATCGAGGACCGGCCGGCCCGGTCACGGCTCACGCTCACCGGGGTCAGCTCGCGTGCGTGGGAGCACCCCGCCGACCGCGGTGCTCTGGTCGCCGTCCGCCAGCTCAAGGGCTTCGACGTCGTACTCCGCAAACTGTCCGGCCTGATCAACGAACGCGCACTGCGGCTGATCTTCCTCGGCTCCGCGGTGCGCGCGGGCGACCGGCAGTTCCCCAAGGTGTACAGGGTGTACGCCGAGGCCGCTGCCACGCTCGACGTGCGGGAGCTGCCGGAGCTGTACGTCATGACCGGGCCGATGCCCAACGCCATGTGCATCGGGCTGGACAAACCGTTCATCGTCGTCAACAGCGGGCTGATCGACCTCCTGGACGAGGAGGAGCTGCGGTTCGTCCTCGGCCACGAGCTCGGGCACGCCCAGAGCGGCCACGCGCTCTACCAGTCGGTGCTGGTGTTCCTGATCCGGCTCAGCGGTGCGATCGCCTGGATGCCGCTCGGGGTTCTCGGCCTGCGAGCGATCATCGCGGCCCTGATGGAATGGTCGCGCAAGGCGGAGTTGTCAGGGGACCGGGCCGGTCTGCTGGCCTGCCAGGACCCGGCCGCCGCGCTGCGCACCCACATGAAGCTCGCCTCCGGTGGGCACCTCGAAGACGTCGACGCCACCGCGTTCCTCGCCCAGGCGGCGGAGTACGACGCCAGCGGCGACCTGCGCGACAGCGTCCTCAAACTGCTGCTCCTGGAGGCCCGCAGCCACCCGTTCCTCGCCGTCCGCGCGGCCGAGCTGCGGCACTGGGTGGACCACGGTGAGTACCGCCGCATCCTCGACGGCGACTACCCCCGGCGCGAGGACGACGCCAACGCCCGGATGAGCGACGAGGCCCGCCGGGCGGCCGACTCCTACCGCGAGGCCTTCGCCCGGTCCCAGGACCCGCTGGCGAAGGTCTTCGCCGACCTGGGCGGCGCGGTCGACGGCGTACGCGACAAGGTGAACACCTGGTTCGGAAACCGGTCCGGCTCGAGCTGA
- a CDS encoding YbaK/EbsC family protein, producing MSTPSAFGTLKAVPALDRTDLLAPPVTAAIREWDHSDIPAGEFQVAEIDPELADTAAFCAAYDVALDASANCVIIAGKRGGETRYAACMVLATTRADVNGVVRRRLDARKASFAPMDDAVARTGMEYGGITAFGLPADWPVLVDRRVAESAGVVVGSGLRRSKLLVPGRALAGLPGAEVLDDLGLPT from the coding sequence ATGAGCACCCCCTCCGCGTTCGGCACGCTGAAGGCCGTGCCCGCGCTCGACCGAACCGACCTGCTGGCCCCACCGGTCACCGCTGCCATCCGTGAGTGGGACCACTCCGACATACCAGCCGGTGAGTTCCAGGTCGCCGAGATCGATCCCGAACTCGCCGACACGGCTGCCTTCTGCGCGGCGTACGACGTGGCGCTGGACGCCTCCGCCAACTGCGTGATCATCGCGGGGAAACGCGGGGGCGAGACCCGCTACGCCGCGTGCATGGTCCTCGCCACCACCCGGGCGGACGTCAACGGTGTGGTCCGGCGTCGGCTGGACGCGCGCAAGGCGTCGTTCGCGCCGATGGACGACGCGGTGGCCCGCACCGGCATGGAGTACGGCGGGATCACCGCGTTCGGGCTGCCCGCGGACTGGCCGGTGCTCGTGGACCGGCGGGTGGCCGAGTCGGCGGGCGTCGTCGTGGGCAGCGGCCTGCGCCGGTCGAAGCTGCTGGTTCCGGGCCGGGCGCTCGCCGGGTTGCCCGGTGCGGAGGTGCTGGACGACCTCGGGCTGCCAACCTGA
- a CDS encoding DNA glycosylase AlkZ-like family protein: MTAALKVSRVQAVAHRLRAHHLVDRMPAGSYVEAARYGLQDSAPRAALLSLHARVDACEPTAWEAAGLLQTYSPRMAVHVLPAADFGVFTVGRVPDDPALRREVEEAADEACRVLAGEPVRGTRLSRDEGRQVRVGAASGRIAVRWDTRSLTVREIAAPDIDPAVARAELARRHLHAFGPTTPRTFAWWAGMHPHGARQVWRQLAGELLPVDFEGQPAWILAEDEHAVRQAGEVRGVRLLPAEDLGLLGADRAGLFVGPAAHRKATSYDWYHPNGILVDGRLAGQWGRRGGRVEIGLDRALAGAVRDAVAAEALSMPVPGASMRVEFLDR, translated from the coding sequence GTGACGGCCGCCCTCAAGGTCAGCCGGGTCCAGGCGGTCGCCCACCGGCTGAGGGCACACCATCTGGTCGACCGGATGCCCGCCGGCAGCTACGTCGAGGCCGCTCGGTACGGCCTGCAGGACTCCGCCCCGCGGGCGGCACTGCTGTCACTGCATGCTCGGGTGGACGCCTGCGAGCCGACCGCGTGGGAGGCCGCCGGGTTGCTGCAGACCTACAGCCCGCGGATGGCCGTCCACGTCCTGCCGGCCGCGGACTTCGGCGTGTTCACCGTCGGGCGGGTACCCGACGATCCGGCCCTCAGGCGGGAGGTCGAGGAGGCCGCGGACGAGGCCTGCCGGGTGCTGGCGGGCGAGCCGGTGCGAGGGACCCGCCTGTCGCGGGACGAGGGTCGGCAGGTGCGGGTCGGCGCGGCCAGTGGGCGGATCGCCGTCCGGTGGGACACCCGGTCGCTCACGGTGCGGGAGATCGCCGCACCGGACATCGACCCCGCCGTGGCTCGGGCCGAGCTCGCCCGGCGGCACCTGCACGCCTTCGGGCCGACGACACCGCGGACGTTCGCGTGGTGGGCGGGGATGCACCCACATGGCGCCCGGCAGGTGTGGCGGCAGTTGGCCGGCGAACTGCTTCCGGTCGACTTCGAGGGTCAGCCGGCGTGGATCCTGGCCGAGGACGAACACGCGGTACGCCAGGCCGGGGAGGTACGCGGGGTGCGGCTGCTGCCGGCGGAGGACCTCGGGCTGCTCGGCGCGGACCGGGCAGGGCTGTTCGTGGGCCCGGCGGCGCATCGCAAGGCCACGTCGTACGACTGGTACCACCCCAACGGCATACTGGTCGACGGTCGGCTCGCCGGGCAGTGGGGACGGCGCGGTGGCCGGGTCGAGATCGGCCTGGACCGCGCGCTCGCCGGGGCGGTGCGGGACGCCGTGGCCGCCGAGGCGCTGTCGATGCCCGTACCCGGCGCCTCGATGCGGGTGGAGTTCCTCGACCGCTAG
- a CDS encoding MFS transporter produces the protein MRQPPMAGPATATATDHRRRSETGRTDGAIGLAAAGMSLIAVCYGLARFAYGLFVPTFRAEFHLGAATAGAVAAGSYAGYCVAIVVATAATSRWGARPVAVVAGACATAGTAVIAAAPGTLVLAFGVVLAGASTGLASPPMAEAVARSAPPSLEPRLQTVVNAGTGLGVLVSGPVALLFTASWRWAWAAFSAVALAVTLWVWLAVPRRARAAGSPAASAGTAYDSDRGEARPSPIRIPRGSWRLLAAAFSMGLASAATWTFGRDLVTTAGNSALTGVTMWIALGAAGLLGAFAGDLVTRMGPARCWTIGMLTLGVATAVLALAASSAVVAVTVGAAFGAVYIALSGLLLLWGTRVVPRRPVVGVGAAFLLLALGQAVGAPLLGAVADAVTLPGAFVVAAAAAVLGAGVRPRRLPG, from the coding sequence ATGCGACAGCCACCCATGGCCGGGCCGGCGACGGCGACGGCGACGGACCATCGGCGCCGGAGCGAAACAGGCAGAACGGACGGCGCGATCGGCCTCGCCGCGGCCGGCATGTCCTTGATCGCGGTCTGTTACGGTCTGGCCCGGTTCGCCTACGGCCTGTTCGTGCCCACCTTCCGTGCCGAGTTCCACCTCGGCGCGGCCACCGCAGGAGCAGTGGCCGCCGGCAGCTACGCCGGCTACTGCGTGGCCATCGTCGTCGCCACCGCCGCCACCTCACGATGGGGCGCGCGGCCCGTCGCGGTCGTGGCCGGAGCATGCGCCACGGCCGGCACGGCGGTCATCGCCGCGGCACCCGGGACCCTCGTGCTCGCCTTCGGTGTCGTCCTCGCCGGGGCGAGCACCGGGCTCGCCTCGCCTCCCATGGCCGAGGCCGTCGCCCGGTCCGCGCCACCGAGCCTGGAGCCGCGGCTGCAGACCGTGGTCAACGCGGGCACCGGCCTCGGCGTGCTCGTCTCCGGGCCGGTCGCGCTGCTGTTCACTGCGAGCTGGCGGTGGGCCTGGGCGGCGTTCTCCGCCGTCGCGCTCGCGGTCACGCTGTGGGTGTGGCTCGCCGTCCCGCGGCGCGCCCGCGCCGCAGGCAGCCCGGCCGCATCTGCCGGCACGGCGTACGACAGTGACCGGGGTGAGGCGCGCCCGTCCCCGATCCGCATCCCCCGCGGCAGCTGGCGCCTTCTCGCCGCGGCCTTCTCGATGGGACTGGCCAGCGCGGCCACCTGGACGTTCGGCCGCGACCTCGTCACCACCGCCGGCAACAGCGCCCTCACCGGCGTGACCATGTGGATCGCCCTCGGTGCCGCCGGGCTCCTCGGCGCCTTCGCCGGAGACCTCGTCACCCGGATGGGGCCGGCGCGTTGCTGGACCATCGGGATGCTGACGCTGGGTGTGGCCACGGCCGTGCTGGCCCTCGCCGCGAGCAGCGCGGTCGTCGCCGTCACGGTCGGCGCCGCCTTCGGCGCTGTCTACATCGCGCTCAGCGGACTGCTGCTGCTCTGGGGTACGCGCGTCGTTCCCCGGCGGCCCGTGGTCGGTGTCGGCGCGGCGTTCCTGCTCCTGGCCCTCGGACAGGCAGTCGGCGCGCCGCTTCTCGGCGCCGTCGCCGACGCGGTCACGCTGCCCGGCGCCTTCGTGGTCGCCGCCGCAGCCGCCGTGCTCGGTGCCGGGGTCAGGCCGCGACGCCTCCCGGGGTGA
- a CDS encoding SDR family oxidoreductase gives MTRILVVGGTGYLGAELVRQGVAAVHEVVATHSTRRTAVPGVSRAGDLSGVGWRAVDIRRREDVAALVADVRPGLVLNAAYAKADWRTNADGAAHVALAAARVGARLVHVSSDAVFSGAAASYPEDAVPDPLTPYGAAKAAAETAVAAIDPAALVARTSLILGDETSEHEAFVHAVATGVHEGVLFTDDVRCPVHVGDLAAALLELAGSGHAGVVHVAGSDPISRYELGRLVAARDGLDPSLLPTGLRADLPVPGPLDVRLDCRRTQGLLRTRLRGAREFLAGPPQAPHIPTTD, from the coding sequence ATGACCCGGATCCTGGTCGTCGGCGGCACCGGCTACCTGGGCGCCGAGCTCGTACGCCAGGGTGTGGCCGCCGTCCACGAGGTGGTCGCCACGCACTCGACCCGGCGCACGGCGGTCCCGGGTGTCAGCCGGGCCGGCGACCTGTCCGGCGTCGGGTGGCGCGCGGTGGACATCCGGCGCCGTGAGGACGTCGCCGCCCTGGTCGCCGACGTACGGCCGGGCCTCGTGCTGAACGCCGCGTACGCCAAGGCGGACTGGCGCACGAACGCCGACGGCGCGGCGCACGTGGCCCTTGCCGCTGCCCGGGTCGGCGCCCGGCTGGTGCACGTGTCCAGCGACGCGGTGTTCTCCGGAGCCGCGGCCTCCTACCCCGAGGACGCCGTTCCCGACCCGCTGACGCCGTACGGAGCGGCGAAGGCGGCCGCCGAGACGGCGGTCGCCGCGATCGACCCGGCCGCCCTGGTGGCGCGGACCTCGCTGATCCTCGGCGACGAGACGTCCGAGCACGAGGCGTTCGTGCACGCCGTCGCGACCGGTGTGCACGAAGGCGTGCTGTTCACCGACGACGTGCGGTGCCCGGTGCACGTGGGCGACCTGGCGGCAGCTCTGCTCGAACTCGCTGGCTCCGGCCACGCCGGAGTCGTCCACGTCGCCGGCTCCGACCCGATCAGCAGGTACGAGCTGGGACGCCTGGTTGCCGCGCGGGACGGACTGGACCCCTCGCTGCTGCCGACTGGGCTGCGGGCAGACCTGCCGGTTCCCGGGCCGCTCGACGTGCGGCTGGACTGCCGGCGTACCCAGGGACTTCTTCGTACCCGACTGCGCGGCGCCCGGGAGTTCCTCGCCGGCCCGCCACAGGCTCCCCACATTCCGACCACCGACTGA
- a CDS encoding phosphotransferase family protein, whose protein sequence is MTIPEAEHSLADLLALAAAEGREDVDLTGAVLRTGWENLVLETRDGWILRFPRPGVDFERELAILAAVAGRLPVPVPEVVWTGRRTRVAAYRRLTGATFDPAAYERASSAERDRLTSSLADFLAAMHTCLSPARIAELAIPAAWGSPEGTRPATGPEPAEGPVSERLAAHLHLMPRAARPPVEALIEEYARAWEDGGVPGPDVLLHNDFHGGNFVLDAPVGVLTGVWDFSCVARGRPTADLRYFAGGSPDLLHRLADAYERRTGRPMDVRAAVVGLRAENVCDQLDLGHPERISELTDDWRTT, encoded by the coding sequence ATGACGATTCCCGAAGCCGAACACAGCCTGGCCGACCTGCTGGCGCTGGCCGCCGCGGAGGGCCGGGAGGACGTCGACCTGACCGGCGCGGTGCTGCGGACGGGCTGGGAGAACCTCGTGCTGGAGACCCGCGACGGCTGGATCCTGCGCTTCCCTCGCCCGGGCGTGGACTTCGAGCGGGAGCTGGCGATCCTGGCCGCGGTCGCCGGCCGGTTGCCGGTTCCCGTCCCCGAGGTGGTCTGGACCGGACGCCGGACGAGGGTCGCGGCGTACCGGAGGCTGACCGGTGCGACGTTCGACCCTGCTGCCTACGAGCGGGCCTCCTCCGCGGAGCGCGACCGTCTGACCTCCTCGCTGGCGGACTTCCTCGCCGCGATGCACACCTGCCTCTCCCCCGCCCGGATCGCCGAGCTCGCCATTCCGGCGGCGTGGGGGTCGCCGGAGGGAACGCGGCCGGCGACAGGTCCGGAGCCTGCGGAGGGGCCGGTGAGCGAACGCCTCGCCGCGCACCTGCACCTCATGCCCCGCGCGGCCCGGCCGCCGGTCGAGGCGCTGATCGAGGAGTACGCCCGCGCCTGGGAGGACGGCGGCGTTCCCGGTCCGGACGTACTGCTGCACAACGACTTCCACGGCGGCAACTTCGTGCTCGACGCGCCGGTCGGCGTACTCACCGGTGTGTGGGACTTCTCCTGTGTGGCCCGCGGCCGGCCGACCGCAGACCTGCGGTACTTCGCCGGCGGGTCGCCGGATCTCCTGCACCGGCTGGCCGACGCCTACGAACGCCGGACGGGCCGGCCGATGGACGTGCGCGCCGCGGTCGTCGGGCTCCGTGCGGAGAACGTCTGCGACCAGTTGGACCTGGGGCATCCCGAACGCATCTCCGAACTCACCGACGATTGGCGGACGACATGA
- a CDS encoding DinB family protein: MTIERPDPPMIAGEREMLRAFLDFHRGTIAMKCEGLTDEELRRQSMPPSTLSLLGLVRHMAEVERAWFRRVIDGEDVPLVWSAGGDFQVAYDASGSTRSEAFEAWQAEVEHSRRIEAAAESLDVVVHNPRWGEDVSLRLVMLHMIHEYARHSGHADLLREGIDGTVGV, translated from the coding sequence GTGACGATCGAACGCCCCGACCCGCCCATGATCGCCGGCGAGCGGGAGATGCTGCGCGCCTTCCTCGACTTCCACCGCGGCACGATCGCGATGAAGTGCGAGGGGCTGACCGACGAGGAGCTGCGCCGGCAGTCGATGCCGCCGTCCACGCTGTCCCTGCTGGGGCTGGTGCGCCATATGGCCGAGGTCGAGCGTGCGTGGTTTCGCCGGGTGATCGACGGCGAGGACGTTCCGCTGGTCTGGTCCGCCGGGGGCGACTTCCAGGTGGCCTACGACGCGAGCGGCTCCACCCGCTCGGAGGCGTTCGAGGCCTGGCAGGCCGAGGTCGAGCACTCCCGCCGGATCGAGGCGGCCGCCGAGTCCCTCGACGTCGTGGTGCACAACCCGCGCTGGGGCGAGGACGTTTCGTTGCGCCTGGTGATGTTGCACATGATCCACGAGTACGCCCGGCACAGCGGCCACGCCGACCTCCTCCGCGAGGGGATCGACGGAACCGTCGGCGTGTGA